From the genome of Candidatus Latescibacterota bacterium:
GACGTAAGGAGAGAGGTCGCACACGATCTGCATGATGTCATAGGTCAGGCAGTAGCTGGAATCAGCACTGAAGTCAAGGTTTTCGAGCAGTCATTATCATCGGATGATGTAAAGACGATCGAGTGGGCTGGTCATGTCGGGGGAGAACTGAAGAAACTCATCAAAGAGACCAGGCGTGCAGCGTACTCTCTTCATCCTCCAATGCTGGATGATCTCGGGTTGATTCCTACTCTTAAATGGTATATAAACAGGATTGTGAAGTCTGAAGGATTCGAGATAGAACTCATAGCTACAGGATTTGACGAAGAGCTGCCTTCCTATCTCGCGCTGTCATTCTACCGGATCGCCCAGGAGGCCTTGACTAACGTGGTCCGTCACAGCGAAGCAAAATTCATAATCCTGAAGGTCATCAAAGGTTTTCCCTGGGTTATTATGGATGTCAGGGATGATGGGAAGGGTTTCCAGTCGAAAGGCGAAGGTGCCGTTTTGGAGGGGCTTGGGATAACAGGTATGCGGGAAAGAGTCCAGAATATGGGTGGAAGATTCAAGATAAGTTCCAGTCCCGGACAGGGGACGCATGTACGGGTGAAGATCCCTCTGGAGGTGGGTAATGATTGATATCAGGCTGATGCTGGTGGACGATCACAACATAGTGAGGCAGGGTTTTAAAAGCATACTCGAAGACAAGGGGTTCGATGTCATTGCGGAAGCAGCTGATGGAAAGGAAGCGATAGATGTCGCCCGGAAGGTCCTTCCTGATGTCATAATCATGGATGTCGGGATGCCGAGGATGAGAGGGATAGAGTCATCCAGGCGGATAAAGAAGGAATTCCCCTCAGTGAAGATAATCATGCTTACAATCCATACAAATGAGACCTATATCTACGAGTCGCTGGACGCAGGCGCTGATGGCTATCTTGTCAAGGATACTGCCACTGAGGATCTTGTAGAGGCGATCATGACGGTAGTCTCGGGCAAAGTATACATCAGCAGAAACTTCCCGCCTGACATACTGGAGAACTATAGTAAGCTTAAGAAAGCGGGCAAAAAAGCAGATCAGTTCAGCAGGCTGACAAACAGGGAAAAGGAAATCCTTCAGTATATCGCGGAGGGGAATACCAGTCAGGCGATAGCCAAGGAGCTTTTCATCAGCAAGAAGACAGTGGAGAACCACAGGGCCAACATCATGAACAAGCTCGGTATCCACGACACGGCGAGCCTTGTGATGTACGCAGTCAAGATCGGTCTGGTCGACAGCAACTGATCAGGACCCTGGTATATTCCATATCCCCATATTTGAGGAGATACAACCATTGTAAAAAAACGGCCAATGGTGTATTCTTGTTCAGGGTCATTGAATTTCCGGGGCTATTAACGTTGAAACTGTATAAATATTTTGGAAAGATTTGAACTTTCCGTACGTGAATGGGTATAAGAGAGTGTGCGAGTGTGGAGGATTGATTTAAGTAATAGTTGATTCGAAAAAATATATCGGCAGATTTTTGCCGCCTGGTTAATGGGGATCTTTTCCTTCCTACCCAAAAACCCCATCTCTTCCCCTAGGAGATGAGCCGCTTATTGGAAAGGATTTCCGCCTGATTTATCAGGCCCGGCTTCCAACGCTCCGTGAGAGTCCCTTAGGATCGCTTTTCACTTCTTAGGAGTTGTAGCCGGATACAGGCGGCATTTTTTTATTGTCATTTCTCCTCAAAAATGAATATCATCGTCACGTCAATGGTCGATCACAAACTAAGGCAGGGGTGGCGGATGAAAAATATCAGACGGACCTGTATTTTGCGAAAAGGGATTGCCTTCCTGGCTGTCCTTATGTTGATCTCGATCGTTTCAGCCGGGATGTGTCACGCGTCCAGGCCCCCTCACATGGAGTTCCCGATCAAATTGATGAACCTCGAGACTGGCTACGTGCTTGGAAATGGTCAGTCAGTGCGGATCGGTATCGGTGATTCGGGATTCGGTGTGATGAACACCGTGCAGTTTTCGACAAATACACTTATGGACGTGGTCACCCTGATCAATGGACAGGTGAAGGTACGGATACTGCCGGAGAGCCTGGGACTGTTTTCTCTCTCGACAGGCCTGGCTTACTATAACCTGATCAGCTCGCAGTACATAATCGACACGGTAGTAGAAGAGGCGTTTACAGAGGAAGATATTGATATCGAGTCGGGGTTGGATATCCTGTGCTGGTTCCTCTCGGCGAGCAGGAAAATCGGCCCGGCCGTCAGATTGCATGCCGGCTACCAGTACCGCCGGCTCCAGGGAAATCTTTCTACGAAGAGTCCGGTCACGATGGATGACGATGACGAATCGATAGGAGTGGACCTGGATTTCGAAGAGACGGCAGAGCAGAGCTGTCTGATGTTCGGCGCTGACGCGGACATCTTCAGTCATCTCAAAATCATGCTAGAGCTGGGATATGATTTTTCATACGAACGATCGAGAGGTGGCGCTGGTATACGGCTGGGCATCGGAGGAGCTTTTGCACTCCAGGCAGGAGTGTTATGGCCGGGGATCAAGCTTGATGAAGATATCGATCTTCCTGTCCTGCCACATTTTTCCCTCTTCTGGAGATTTTAACGAAAGGGTGATATCTTGAGACGACTCATAGTGATATTGATGATGATCATCCTGATGGCGGGATGCAAGTCGACTCTGAAAGTCAACAACCAGTCCGACCCGAAAGATTTTGAACCGGTGACTCTTCCGGGCCACGGCGTCACGGGACAGGCCTTCGCGGAGCTTGATTTCTATGTGCCGGATGAGATCTCGAACGAGGAGTTCGATATCGAGAGGGCGAATATATTTGGAGATGTTTTTCTGGAAACACTCTTTGTTGAGGGAGATGTCGAGATCGAAGTCGATATTTACCTGGGACTCGAATCCGGGTCCGCGAATCTCGATGATCCTGATCTCAATCAGTACTTGGCCTCTGTCACTATTTCGGGTGTAGGGCAGCACACCCCGGTCGCGATCAGCGATCCGAGTCTGCTCAGGCAAGGCCTGAAAAATGGAGCCTTTTATGTGAAGATCGTTGCCGAGATCATCACCAATCCCACAGTTCCCGGTGAGGAGGAGATGGGAGTGCTCAGGATAAACGATATCTACTTCGACGCATGGCTGGTGAGGGAAACAGGCGGGTTATTCCCGTTTTTCTATTTGTTCTGATGCCGGTCTGTTTGTTCCCCGGAGATCCTGGCATTGTATCGTCTCGTTCTCGGCCCGTCGAATTCGCAGAAGAATACCGCCTGCCATGTGCCGAGGACCGGTACTCCACCTGAGATGATCAGAAATTCCGATGAACCTGTAAGTGTAGTTTTGACATGCGCGTCTGAATTTCCTTCGGCATGAGTGAAAGCTGGCGAGTCCGGTACAAGCCTCTCAAGATCGTTCGCGATGTCCCTGGCCACGGCAGGATCGGCTTTTTCGTTGATCGTCACAGCGGCGGTGGTGTGTGGTACAAATATATGACAGACGCCCTCGGATACGCCGCTTTCCATTATCATCGAACGTATATCGGAAGTGATATCGATCAGTTCGTTACGCCTGGATGTCCTTATTGTCATCTCTTTCAGCAATTTTTCCTCCGTTTCGCTAATAGAGTCCGGGCCGCACCGTGCGGCCTGTACACGGTCGTCCCATGGCAGGACCGCCTGGGCTGTCCGTTGGGCTGACTCATCATGACATAATATGGCATAATTGTCATGAATGGAAGGCTTGACCGACTGTTTACCTTGAAGTATAATGCTTTTCCCGGCTCAAAGGTGGGTCGGGAAACCGGGTTGATAATTAAGGCCTGATCGAGTCTGTGACTTTCTGGCGGCGTCGCGAGTCGTCCTCGGAGGGCAGGGTCGGATGGGCAGTGTTTAAGATAGCTGAAACGTTGATTCAAGGAGGTCGATTCATGTCATTGAGTGGTCTGGAACCAAAAGCTCTCTGGAAACATTTCGAGAAGATACTCAGTATACCGCATTGTTCGGGAAATGAAGCAGCGCTTGGCGCGGCTCTCATGTCTTACGCGAAGAACAAGGGTCTGGAAGCAGATATGGACGATGCTGGAAACGTGGTGGTCAGGATTCCCGCGACTCCGGGGCACGAGAAGGCCGAGACCATCGTTCTTCAGGGACACCAGGATATGGTCGGAGAGAAGAACTCGGATGTCGAGTTCGATTTCTTCAAGGATCCTATCCAGGTCGAGATCCAGGGAGACTGGTTGACTGCGAAGGGTACGACTCTAGGTGCAGATAACGGTATAGGCCTTGCGGCAGCTCTGGCGATTGCCGACGAGGAAGGGCTCGTACACGGACCGGTCGAAGTGCTGGCCACTGTTGACGAAGAGGTCGGCCTTACGGGTGCTGCCAAGCTTCAGCCGGGATTCGTAAAGGGCACGACCATGCTAAATCTCGACAGTGAAGAGCTGGGTGCTGCCTATGTCGGTTGCGCTGGTGGAGGAGATACTACGATCAAGCTTCCCGTAGAAATGATCGACCCTCCCGCTGGTACGAAGGGGTATACTCTCAAAGTAGCTGGCCTTCGTGGCGGGCATTCCGGAATCGATATCATCGAACAGCGGGGAAATGCTATCAAGATTGCCGCGAGACTTCTGGACAAGGCGATGAATACTCAGCCGTGTCATCTTGTCGAGATCAAGGGTGGAAGCAAGAGGAACGCGATTCCCAGGGAGGCATTTGTCGAGTTGATGGTCCTGGAGACCGCCGTCGAAGAACTGGCCACCTTCCTCGAGGAGGAGACTGGCAGGATCAAGATCGAACTGGGCGGGCGTGAAGATGGCCTGACTGTTTCGATCTCTTCATCTGACGCCGGACACCAGAAGGTTCTCAGCGGGACTTCCCAGAAGAGCCTGATCGATTTCCTGCTTGCCATCCCACATGGTGTAGAGGCAATGAGTTACGATATAGAGGGCCTGGTAGAGACTTCGAACAACCTGGCTACGATTTCGATGACACCGAAAGAAGCGGTGATCGGGACTTCCACGAGAAGTTCGATAAAAAGCGCGCTTCAGGCACTCAGGGACAAGATAGGTGCTACGGCGCGGTTGGCTGGCGCTGAAGCCATAGACGACGAGCCTTATCCCGGATGGATGCCCAACATGGATTCCAATATTCTCAAGGTCGTAAAGGAAGTCCATACGAAGGTGTTCGGCAAAGTGCCAGAGATGAAGGCGATTCATGCGGGCCTTGAATGCGGACTTATAGGGGAGAAGTTCCCCGGTATGGATATGGTCTCTTTCGGTCCGTGGATCGAACATCCACATTCGCCTGAAGAGCGGGTGCAGATACCCTCAGTCGACACTTTCTGGAAGCTGCTTGTAGCGGTTCTTGAGGAAATGGCCTGAGTTTGTTTCTGACCAGGATTTAGTCTTACAAGGGCCGGAGCCTCCTTGAGGTGCCGGCCCTTTTTCTGTCCGCTTGTCAGGGCTGGATGAATGCGGGTTGCCGGGTCTGACCACACAGGGTAACGGTCATAGAGGCTTTAACCGCTTGACTTTAATCTCTGAAATGTTATCATTGCATGAATAAAATGGATGGTTATAGGGGTGTAGCTCAACTGGTAGAGCATCGGTCTCCAAAACCGGAGGCTGCGGGTTCAAGTCCTGCCACCCCTACATTTTTTTCACTGGTAATACCTCCGATCCATTCCATCCGAGCGAGCAATATCCCTGCGTAAGGAGTCTGTTATGAGCAAGAAAAGAGTGACGAGCGGGATGAGGCCTACTGGCAGCATGCATCTTGGCAATCTGCTCGGAGCACTTAACAACTGGGTCCATCTTCAGGACGAATATGAATGTTTTTTCTTTATCGTGGACTGGCACGCTCTTACGACTCCGGGTGGTGGAGACGCCGTGGGATATGAGAATCTCGGCGATCTCAGAAACAGGGTGAGAGAGATAGCGATAGACTGGGTCTCAGCCGGGCTGGATCCTGATAAATGTTCTATTTTTATCCAGTCCCACGTCCCGGAAGTCGCGGAACTTCACCTGCTGTTTTCGATGATAACACCGCTCGGATGGCTCGAAAGAAATCCGGCGTACAAGGATATGGTCCAGAGTTACAAGATCGAATCACCGAGTTACGGCCTGCTCGGTTATCCCACGCTGCAGGCTGCCGATATCCTTATTTATAAAGGCGATTTTGTGCCGGTCGGCAAAGACCAGGTGGCTCATGTCAATATGACCCGGGATCTCGGTCAGAGATTCAACAGCCTTTACGGTAAAAAAGTGTTTCCAATCACCGAGGCATTACTTACAAAAGTTCCAAGGGTGCCTGGTATTGACGGTATAGAAAACAAGATGAGCAAGAGTTCCGGTAATTATATTGCTCTTTCTGACAGCTCGGAGGAAACGACGAAGAAGATCAGGACGATGTTCACCGATCCGGTGAAGATACGGAAAGATGATCCGGGACATCCCGATGGTTGCGTCGTCTATGCCTTCCAGGATATCTACAACAGGGGTGAGCTTGAGACAATCAGGAAGGAATGTGAAAGCGGTGCTCGTGGATGTGTGTCCTGCAAGATGGAACTGGCTGAGAAGATGAATGATGAACTCGAGCCGGTAAGAGCAAGAAGAGAAGATCTGGTAGCGAACCCCGGAATGATATCCGAGATACTGAGAGCGGGAGCCGTTAAGGCCGAGGGTATTGCCAGAGAAACATTAAAAGAAGTCAGGGAAGTGATGAATCTGCCTGCGAGGGAGAGTCTGGATGTCTGATACTACTGATTATTTTATCGAGAAATTTCGCAGAAATCTTGAGGTTGCCGACGAATCGCCGAGGTATTTCAGGCCCCGGCCGTACAGGAATGCGGCTGTTCGATTCAGGAAGTGTTCTATAGATGATTTCGAAAAGAGAAGGGATATTCTTGTCAACGAAGCGGGGCTCAATGCTTTTCTTTTCCGGGCCGATATGATTCCCGGATGCGACCTTCTTTCCGATTCGGGTACAACGACGATGACGATGGAGCAATGGGCCGCCATGATGCTGGGTGACGAGTCGTATGGATCAAACGAAGGTTACTTCGAGTTGATAAACGGGATTGAAGACGTGTTCGGCACCGGATGGGTGGATACTTCGTTCTCGATGGGTGGATATTCGGACAGCCTCTTCCTCTTTCACCAGGGCCGGGCCGCGGAAAACGCGTTTTTCACGATCCTTGCTCGTGAGTTGCGCAAGCTTCCCGAAGTGCCAGTCCCCGTGCTTTCGGACGGGCTGATGCCGGAATTGAAGGAGAGGATACAATCGAAACTCGACTCTCTGCCCGAGAGAAGGCGTAGCGTGGATGAATCCATGTTCATCATCCCGAGCAACTCCCATTTTGATACGACACAGGGGAACATCGAGGACAAAAGGATGATCCCGCTCAATCTTCCGTGCAGGGAACACCTCGAGAAGAACGAGGATTTTCTTTTCCGGGGGAATATGGATCTCGAGGAGCTTGAGAATCTGCTGGCAGTCGAGAAGGAAAGAGTGCCACTGGTCTATCTGACGATTACGAACAATACGGGAGGCGGACAGCCGGTATCGATGGACAATATCAGGAAGATCCGGGAGATCACCGCCAGATACGGGATCCCGTTCTTTTTCGATGCCTGTCGATTTGCCGAGAACGCCTGGTTTATCAGAAAGAACGAGCAAGGGTACTCGGACAAGCCGATCAAGGCTATAGTCCACGAGATGTTCAGCCAGGTCGACGGTTTCCATATCAGCCTCAAAAAGGATGGGTTGGCCAATATGGGCGGCGCCCTTGTAATCAGGAAAGACGGATCCTTCTACAAGAAGTTTCCCCATATCAGGGAAGGTTTTACAGACTACCAGATCATGGCTGAGGGACATCCGACATACGGAGGCCTGCCGGGCAGGGATCTTAAGGCGATCAGTGAGGGCCTTCGCACGGTGACCCACCTCGATTATCTCGATGCAAGGATAGGCCAGGTTGTCAGGTTCGGGCTGAAGCTTTCGGAGAGCGGCATCCCGATCATTAATCCTGTCGGAGGGCATGCTGTCTATATCGATGTGGACAAATTTTTTGGCGGAACAGCCGAAGATGAGGACTTCAAGGGAATTGCCTTTACAGGATTGATGCTGATCGCGGGGCACCGTGTGTGCGAACTGGGTCTATACGCGTTCGGCAGCTACGATGGGAAGACTGAGACCCCGCCGTCGCCCCGAGTCAACTATATCAGGGCTGCTGTGCCACGGCTTGCGTATGAGGACAGGGATCTCTTCTCGGTCGTCGAGGCGGCCAGGATCCTCGCTGACAACCGTGACAGGATCCCGGCAGTCGAAGTAAAATATGGAAGAGATCTGAGCCTGAGGCATTTCAAGAGCAGGTTTGGTTTTAAGGGGTAGTTTGGTAGGGGCGACATGTTTCCAGTCTCCTGCTCAGACAATCTTCGCGCGGCAGGCCGCGCTACGAAACTCGCGATGAGACTGGAAACATGCCACCCCCACCTCATTTGGAAGTGTGGCGGGACTCGCCAGTCTGGGTTATTATAGCCTTCAGCAAACACATGATTTATCAGGAATGAGAAGATTTTCTCAGAGACATGCCCTCCTTCTTTTTATCCGGATAATAAATGGAATATTTCATGCATATAGCTTTGTTTTATGACAATTACACGGGTTCTTCGTGATTTGGAGACTCATTGAGCAATATTGAGAACGATAATGCCATGTCATTGCAGTCTGTTTGCGAAGCCGGGCTTCAGTCCGGTCCTGACTGTGATCTGGAAGTTTCATCTGTTTCTGAATCGGAAATAGACAGGAATATGCTCTCTTCTGTCATTGAGATCGCGAACGTGATCAACTCACAGATCGATCTCGACAGGATATTGGCGGCGATCTCTGTCGAGTTTTCCAGGATCCTCGATTTTGATCTCGGTTGTGTAGCGATTTACGAGAAGAATGACAACTGCCTGTATATTCAACATGTTTTTCGCAGGAATGGTGACAGCCGGGGTGAAGGACGATATGTTCCTCTTGAGGACTCGAATCTGGTCGGCTGGGTGGCTATAAACAAAAAACCGATTCTCAGGGTCGATATATCCAGCGACAACAGGTTCAAAGAGATAATGAAGGAAGACAATCTGGGATCGGATATCGTAGTTCCCCTTCTCTCCAAAGGCGTTCTGGTCGGCACGTTCAATGTAGGCAGCCTGAGTCCCGGTCGCTACGATGAAGCGGATCTGCTCCTGGTAAAGGATTTTGGCGCATTGATCTCCATCGCCATCGAGAAAGCCCAGACGCTCCAGAAGCTGTTTCATCTTGGAGAGAAATATAACACCCTGATGAAATCGACCAATGATGTCATAATGATACTCAATACCTCAGGAGAGATCGTCGAGTGTAACGAAGCCGTTTCAAGGATATTTGGATACAGCCGTGACGAGTTGACGGGCAAGCCACTGGCTGCCTTTACTCTGCCGGAGAGACGTGAAACGATCAGTTTGAATTTCGGCAAGATCCTGCGAGGGGAAATCATGCATCTGCATGAGTCGTCATATCTTACAAAAAGCGAAGAGATCGTTTATCTGGACATCAACACGAGTGTGATCAATATAAAGAACCATCCGTACGTTTTGGGAGTAGGACATGATGTTACCGACAGAAAGAGGCTGGAAGAGAAAATAACGATTCAGAACCGGGAATTGAAGGAAAACAACAGAAAACTCAAGGAAGTCGATCAGCTCAAGAGTGAATTTCTGGGCAGGATAAGTCATGAGCTTCGTACTCCCCTGTCAGTCATCATGGCCTATACCGGGACTCTGATCGATGACACGGAGGAGATGATCGATAAGGTTACAAAGGATGAATTCCTCAATGTCATTGCCGATCAGTCGGACAAATTACTGACTCTTATAAACGATCTGCTTGACCTGTCAAAGGTCGAGATCTCAGAGACCATGCTCGATGTCACAGAGAGCAGCATCAATGAGATGATAAAAGCTTCAGTTGCTATTGTAAGACCTTTCTCCCTGCAACATGAAGTGGAGGTGAAGGTCGTGCTGTGCGATTCGATTCCCGTGACAAGGTTCGATCCCCTTCGCATACGTCAGATCTGTGTGAATCTACTCAGTAATGCAATTAAGTTTACGCCGTGCGGAGAGGTTGTGGAAATATCGACCGGCCTTTGCAAGGATATGATAACAGTATCAGTCAAAGACAGTGGGCCCGGGATCGAGAGTGGGGATGTGACAGATATCTTCGAACACTTCACTCAGGTCGATGGTGGTGCGGCGAGATCGAAGAACGGGATGGGTATCGGCCTCCGGCTCGTAAAGCACTACGTGGAGCTTCACCGCGGCAGAATCTGGGTAGAGAGCGTGAAAGGAGAAGGGTCGACCTTCAATTTCACGCTTCCACTGGTCGTTTCACCTCTAGGATAAATTCCCCTTACAGGAAGTACTAGAATATCGAGACTGTATCGTTTTTGATACTGATCTTTCTGCTGATTGACGTGACAGCGAGTCCGCCGATCTGGACAAGGCTCTCTTCTGAGTTGCTATTTTTCATCTCAACCAGGATGCGTGCGAGGTTTTCTGACTCTTTGCCCTGTTCCATGACCATCGTGCCGGTGGTAGCTATTCCATGCCTGAACAGGTATGTTCCGAGACCAGCTGCAGCTGTTCCTGTTGCCGGGTCTTCCCACATGCCCACTGCTGGAGCGAAATGTCTCGCGTACGATATGCATTCTTCAGAGAACGTGTCGAGAGAAAATATATGATTAGTATGGATGTGGTGTTTTTTATTCACCAGGCCGAGTT
Proteins encoded in this window:
- a CDS encoding secondary thiamine-phosphate synthase enzyme YjbQ, which encodes MLKEMTIRTSRRNELIDITSDIRSMIMESGVSEGVCHIFVPHTTAAVTINEKADPAVARDIANDLERLVPDSPAFTHAEGNSDAHVKTTLTGSSEFLIISGGVPVLGTWQAVFFCEFDGPRTRRYNARISGEQTDRHQNK
- a CDS encoding aminoacyl-histidine dipeptidase, producing the protein MSLSGLEPKALWKHFEKILSIPHCSGNEAALGAALMSYAKNKGLEADMDDAGNVVVRIPATPGHEKAETIVLQGHQDMVGEKNSDVEFDFFKDPIQVEIQGDWLTAKGTTLGADNGIGLAAALAIADEEGLVHGPVEVLATVDEEVGLTGAAKLQPGFVKGTTMLNLDSEELGAAYVGCAGGGDTTIKLPVEMIDPPAGTKGYTLKVAGLRGGHSGIDIIEQRGNAIKIAARLLDKAMNTQPCHLVEIKGGSKRNAIPREAFVELMVLETAVEELATFLEEETGRIKIELGGREDGLTVSISSSDAGHQKVLSGTSQKSLIDFLLAIPHGVEAMSYDIEGLVETSNNLATISMTPKEAVIGTSTRSSIKSALQALRDKIGATARLAGAEAIDDEPYPGWMPNMDSNILKVVKEVHTKVFGKVPEMKAIHAGLECGLIGEKFPGMDMVSFGPWIEHPHSPEERVQIPSVDTFWKLLVAVLEEMA
- the trpS gene encoding tryptophan--tRNA ligase — its product is MSKKRVTSGMRPTGSMHLGNLLGALNNWVHLQDEYECFFFIVDWHALTTPGGGDAVGYENLGDLRNRVREIAIDWVSAGLDPDKCSIFIQSHVPEVAELHLLFSMITPLGWLERNPAYKDMVQSYKIESPSYGLLGYPTLQAADILIYKGDFVPVGKDQVAHVNMTRDLGQRFNSLYGKKVFPITEALLTKVPRVPGIDGIENKMSKSSGNYIALSDSSEETTKKIRTMFTDPVKIRKDDPGHPDGCVVYAFQDIYNRGELETIRKECESGARGCVSCKMELAEKMNDELEPVRARREDLVANPGMISEILRAGAVKAEGIARETLKEVREVMNLPARESLDV
- a CDS encoding tryptophanase; its protein translation is MSDTTDYFIEKFRRNLEVADESPRYFRPRPYRNAAVRFRKCSIDDFEKRRDILVNEAGLNAFLFRADMIPGCDLLSDSGTTTMTMEQWAAMMLGDESYGSNEGYFELINGIEDVFGTGWVDTSFSMGGYSDSLFLFHQGRAAENAFFTILARELRKLPEVPVPVLSDGLMPELKERIQSKLDSLPERRRSVDESMFIIPSNSHFDTTQGNIEDKRMIPLNLPCREHLEKNEDFLFRGNMDLEELENLLAVEKERVPLVYLTITNNTGGGQPVSMDNIRKIREITARYGIPFFFDACRFAENAWFIRKNEQGYSDKPIKAIVHEMFSQVDGFHISLKKDGLANMGGALVIRKDGSFYKKFPHIREGFTDYQIMAEGHPTYGGLPGRDLKAISEGLRTVTHLDYLDARIGQVVRFGLKLSESGIPIINPVGGHAVYIDVDKFFGGTAEDEDFKGIAFTGLMLIAGHRVCELGLYAFGSYDGKTETPPSPRVNYIRAAVPRLAYEDRDLFSVVEAARILADNRDRIPAVEVKYGRDLSLRHFKSRFGFKG
- a CDS encoding sensor histidine kinase: DVRREVAHDLHDVIGQAVAGISTEVKVFEQSLSSDDVKTIEWAGHVGGELKKLIKETRRAAYSLHPPMLDDLGLIPTLKWYINRIVKSEGFEIELIATGFDEELPSYLALSFYRIAQEALTNVVRHSEAKFIILKVIKGFPWVIMDVRDDGKGFQSKGEGAVLEGLGITGMRERVQNMGGRFKISSSPGQGTHVRVKIPLEVGND
- a CDS encoding PAS domain S-box protein, encoding MSNIENDNAMSLQSVCEAGLQSGPDCDLEVSSVSESEIDRNMLSSVIEIANVINSQIDLDRILAAISVEFSRILDFDLGCVAIYEKNDNCLYIQHVFRRNGDSRGEGRYVPLEDSNLVGWVAINKKPILRVDISSDNRFKEIMKEDNLGSDIVVPLLSKGVLVGTFNVGSLSPGRYDEADLLLVKDFGALISIAIEKAQTLQKLFHLGEKYNTLMKSTNDVIMILNTSGEIVECNEAVSRIFGYSRDELTGKPLAAFTLPERRETISLNFGKILRGEIMHLHESSYLTKSEEIVYLDINTSVINIKNHPYVLGVGHDVTDRKRLEEKITIQNRELKENNRKLKEVDQLKSEFLGRISHELRTPLSVIMAYTGTLIDDTEEMIDKVTKDEFLNVIADQSDKLLTLINDLLDLSKVEISETMLDVTESSINEMIKASVAIVRPFSLQHEVEVKVVLCDSIPVTRFDPLRIRQICVNLLSNAIKFTPCGEVVEISTGLCKDMITVSVKDSGPGIESGDVTDIFEHFTQVDGGAARSKNGMGIGLRLVKHYVELHRGRIWVESVKGEGSTFNFTLPLVVSPLG
- a CDS encoding response regulator transcription factor, translated to MIDIRLMLVDDHNIVRQGFKSILEDKGFDVIAEAADGKEAIDVARKVLPDVIIMDVGMPRMRGIESSRRIKKEFPSVKIIMLTIHTNETYIYESLDAGADGYLVKDTATEDLVEAIMTVVSGKVYISRNFPPDILENYSKLKKAGKKADQFSRLTNREKEILQYIAEGNTSQAIAKELFISKKTVENHRANIMNKLGIHDTASLVMYAVKIGLVDSN